The Deinococcus ruber sequence CCTGCGCGGTTTCCTGGTGCCGCACGGCGGGTCTGGCGCGCTCGTGCCGGGGTTCGAGATGCACCGCCACCCGCCGGGCCTCCGGGAGCATGCGCACCATTTCCGCTTCCAGCCGTTCGGACTGCCGGTGCGCCTGCGCGAGGGTCAGGGCGGGCGACAGTTCCAGGTCTACGTCCACCTGGAGGCCGCCGGCGATCAGCAGCACGTCCACGTGATGGATGTCGAAGCCAAGCCGGGCGGCGACGGCGCGCACCGCCCTGGTGTGCTCCTCGAAATCGGAGCGGCCTGGACGCACGTCCACCACGACGTCCGCCTCTGGATGCTGCGCTTTGACGGCGTCCTCGATGGTGCGGGTGATGGTGTGCGCTTCGGCCAGGCTGGAGGCGTGGTCGGCCTTCACGGTCACGTCGATGTACGGCAGTTCGCCGACCAGGCGGCTGCGAACGCGGGCTGTACCGGGCAAGACCCCCGGCACCTGCTGCACCAGGGTCTGAAGTTGAAGGCTCAGCTCTTTCGGCACGGCGTCCATCAGGTTGTTGACGGCCCGGAAGGCGAGCATCAGCGCGACCCGGAAGGCGAGGAGTGCGACGATTGCCGCAGCCACTGCGTCCACGCGAGCAGTGAAGGCGGCTGGTATGAACGGCAGGGAGGGCGCGAACACGATGATGGTGAGCGCGATCAGCACCAGCACGGAGGACAGCAGGTCATTGGCGAAGTTGGCGGCGTCCGCTTCCAGGGCGGCGCTTTTATGGGCGCGGGCAGCGGCGCGGAGCGCCCGGACGCGCACGAGATCCACGACAATGCTGCCGCCCATCACCACAAACGACCACACACTGATCTCCGGGAGTTCAGGGTGGATGAACAGCCGCCGGTATGCCTCATTCAGGATCAAGGTGGCGGTGACGGACAGCAGCACCGTCTCGGCCAGCGCGCCGAGCTGCTCGGCCCGGGCGTGCCCGTAGGGATGGTTGGCGTCTGCCGGTTGGCTGGACAGGCGAACCACGAAGAAGGTGATGATGGCGGCCACGAGATCGAGCAGCGAGTGCAGCGCTTCTGAAAGGATCGACAGCGAGCCGGTGGCCAGGCCGACGATGAGTTTCGCCGTGGTCAGGCCGACGCCGGAGGCGATGCTCAGCAGGGCAGCCTGGGTTTTGCTGGGCGGGAGACGCGTCATGGAGTCACCTGAAGGGAGCGCCAGCACATGGGAGGGGCAGCGCGGGAGGTGCGTCAACGATCCGGGCGCTGGCGCTGGGTGGCCGGGGACGGCGGGACGACACAGGGGCGGCCGCGTGGGATATGTGAAAAGCGGAGCCTGCTCGGCTCCGCTTTGCTGGGAGGTGGGATTACTGGCGGTGCTGTGGGTGGGGGTCTTCGCTGAGCCACTGTTGGTGCACTTGTTCGTGGTTCAGGTTGAGGTGGACGTGTTCGTCCACGTGATCCACGGCGCTCATCGGCAGCCAGTGATGGGTGCCGGAGTCGTCTTTGGTCAGCTTGATGTAGTCGCCGTCGACCTTGTCCACTTCACCGTGGTTCATGCCGTCGGCGCACTTTACGGGCATGTGTTCCTTGATCTGGGTCTGCATCGTCATGGGTTGTGCCTCCTGGATCTGTAGCGTAGAGGGCTGAGTACCTGTTCAGATGTGAGCGGCAGCAATGAATCTTCATTTCTTTTCGCCTTTACACCTGAGTATCTATTCAGGTATGCTGGGGCATGACCGCCACCCGCACCCACGTGGAGTATTTCGTCGACGGCATGGACTGCGCCAGCTGCGTCCAGAAGGTCGAGCGCATGGTCGCGACCCTCCCCGGCACCGCCGACGTCAAGACCAGCTTCACCAAACAGACCCTGCACCTCTCGCTC is a genomic window containing:
- a CDS encoding cation diffusion facilitator family transporter is translated as MTRLPPSKTQAALLSIASGVGLTTAKLIVGLATGSLSILSEALHSLLDLVAAIITFFVVRLSSQPADANHPYGHARAEQLGALAETVLLSVTATLILNEAYRRLFIHPELPEISVWSFVVMGGSIVVDLVRVRALRAAARAHKSAALEADAANFANDLLSSVLVLIALTIIVFAPSLPFIPAAFTARVDAVAAAIVALLAFRVALMLAFRAVNNLMDAVPKELSLQLQTLVQQVPGVLPGTARVRSRLVGELPYIDVTVKADHASSLAEAHTITRTIEDAVKAQHPEADVVVDVRPGRSDFEEHTRAVRAVAARLGFDIHHVDVLLIAGGLQVDVDLELSPALTLAQAHRQSERLEAEMVRMLPEARRVAVHLEPRHERARPAVRHQETAQAVRDVLREALPDDRIAAVEAALTEEGTVVSVGVLFPPDIALAAVHAEMSRLERQIRLQVPGVDQVRIDPEPILAVLPPRPR
- a CDS encoding DUF2171 domain-containing protein, producing MTMQTQIKEHMPVKCADGMNHGEVDKVDGDYIKLTKDDSGTHHWLPMSAVDHVDEHVHLNLNHEQVHQQWLSEDPHPQHRQ